The DNA region TTTGATCTCCAACCAGCCTCAAACAATTGCAATAGTTTAAGAACACATATAGACTTCTAGTTTCTGAAAAAAGAATTAACAAAAAGAAGGTATTATGTACTTTTGCTTCTTTACATGGACCTCCAAAATTTAAGCCTTAGAAGTTCCTTTATGTTCCCTTTCAACATGTTCCACAAGAGCCACAGGATCTCGAAAACCTTTACTACACCTCGGGCAAACATCGACTGTCAAGTTCATAACACCGTTCTTTTCATGTACTTTCTGTACGTGATCGATGAGAGCTTTAACAGTAGAAAATCTTACATGACATTGTGGACATTGCTCTACTTGACTGCTCGTGTTCGCTCTATGGCTGGGCCCCGTCTGAGGTGTTTGACTAAATTCACTGTTGAACTTTTCCTTTACGGATTCTACTACCTTGAATAAGCTCGTCCATCTTGAGGACGATGTGGACTGATTTTTCGTTTTGTTGGGAGGCTCGTCTTTACTTCCGTTCAGAAAGTTCATGAACTGGAAAGCAGATTCCGGTTTCTTAGGTCCGGGACAGCTGTGATCGGGTCCGAACCGGTGCTTCAAGCAGTGATCGACAGTACAATCCCGACATTTGATCGTGTTGGAGAAAGTCAAGAGCTCTTTGCAGCGAGGCACAGGACATTTTGGTTTTTTCGTAGCTTTTTCGTAGTTCGATGGATCACACTCGGTGTTCACATGAGATTCCCAAGTTATGTTTGGGTCTTCGTTAGGGTCAAGCCGTACGCCTTTCGCACAGAGCGGGCAGATGACCACCGTGACGTTATTCTTGTTAGCTGTTGGACACTGGTGTCTAATATAGCTCCGATGATCTAGACAATACACCTGCAAGGAGTTATTGTATGTTAACACACATTCAGCATCAAAGATTAGTCCCAATAAGCGACGACACAGACATGCTAATTCAGAAAAGAAAATTTACACATTGGGTATAAGGGCTCATTTTCTCACTTTTGGCAAGCTAAAAGTAAGTAAAGTATCAATTGACATgaacacaactacatacataaACATAGGATATCTCCACCATAAAATGAAAAAATAGCAAAGCTCATGTTTTCTTTCCTGTCACCTACACTATTGGTAAATCTCCGCCACTAAATTCAAGTATACGAAGCAGTATCTGCCAATACGGATAGAGGAATTGCAGGCTCAAAAGAAAACGAAGATAAAGGTTGACTAAAAACATATGCGCATGTATAGTTGAATCATAATATGCCATCTAAAGCAAACTTCCAGAGAGAGTTGCTAAAACGTAAGCAGTATCTAGAGCTTAAAACCAGTATTAAAAATGAAAGAGCATCTAAATTCTCTCTATGCTTCATCTGTCTAGCctatatagagcctgtttggatggacttatgcttacaagctgcaaacagcttataagctaaaaaaaataagttgaggtagtctaactttttttttttttggcttataagctgttttcagcttataagctgctttagataagctaagtcaaatgggctcaattatttttttgagcttattttaagcacaaaatgactttaagctggccagccaaacactcaaaaaagctgaaaacagcttataagcaacttataagtcaatccaaacgggctcatagtaaCCATACGGCCTATTcaagtttaaattttttaatcCAGACTTGGAATCAGACCAGATCTGAATAACGAGAGTCCCTATAGAAGAAATCAAAGAATTCCATTCCCTCGACGATTATAGACTTCAATCTACCTACAAAGAAGTTGATGACTCAGCCGAACCAATTTTCACCTAATTGTAGAGAGAATAACTTCTAATATCTCCATTGTGAAAGCCACATTACATGTTTGGGAACATTTAAGCTTAAAAATTCAGAATACAGACAGAACAACAGAGGTAAAATTTTAATCAACCATGTGAAGGACATCAACAACTTGGCACTCCAAGATGCACATTACATGCGAATAATCATGGAAATACTAAGACCAACAATCTGAATCAAAACCTCATCCTTTATTGTTGTATCATACAAACAATTAATCACAAGCTCCTATATACAATAAATGATTTACGCACCCAAGGGTGTGGACTAGTGGTCTATGAAGTGATTGaaaaccatgaggtctcaggtttaAATTCCAGCAGCGACCAAAAACACTATGTGATTCTTCCCATCTGtcctagccttggtggacagagttaccagGTACCTATTGCTGATGGAAGGTGGCTGGCATCccatggaattagtcgaggtgcgcgcaagctggcccGGACGCCACAATTATCAAAAAAATATACAATAAatgttttaatttcttttctttccaacaacaacaacatacacagtgaaatcccacaatgtggggtctggggagggtaaagtgtacacagaccttacccctatctcgaaagatagggaggctgtttccggaagaccctcggctcaagagaaaacataagaAAAGGTCAGACAAGCACAGGAATTTCaaagcaaaatgaaaatgaaactaaagaaagcgaacaAGTCATGATAGAGCAGTCTGAGAAAAGGAAGCATAAGATaattgaagtacaagaaacaacacatAGTAGCAAGCATCAAATGACAATAGACTATATATCAAAActgcgactacctactagccttctaccctaatctgagtcctccataacctcctgtaatttcttttctttcccttttttgtAAATTTTTTGATATGGTAAAAACCCAACCCCCGAACTTTCCTACTCAGGAGCCCAAAAAAAGGGTCTCCCACTTTACTACTTGAAATTTCAA from Lycium barbarum isolate Lr01 chromosome 10, ASM1917538v2, whole genome shotgun sequence includes:
- the LOC132614172 gene encoding zinc finger AN1 and C2H2 domain-containing stress-associated protein 13-like gives rise to the protein MGTPAFPNLGKHCSVEDCRQIDFLPFTCDCCHKVYCLDHRSYIRHQCPTANKNNVTVVICPLCAKGVRLDPNEDPNITWESHVNTECDPSNYEKATKKPKCPVPRCKELLTFSNTIKCRDCTVDHCLKHRFGPDHSCPGPKKPESAFQFMNFLNGSKDEPPNKTKNQSTSSSRWTSLFKVVESVKEKFNSEFSQTPQTGPSHRANTSSQVEQCPQCHVRFSTVKALIDHVQKVHEKNGVMNLTVDVCPRCSKGFRDPVALVEHVEREHKGTSKA